A single window of Onychomys torridus chromosome 8, mOncTor1.1, whole genome shotgun sequence DNA harbors:
- the Slc35b1 gene encoding solute carrier family 35 member B1 isoform X2 encodes MVSSNSALQFVNYPTQVLGKSCKPIPVMLLGVTLLKKKYPVAKYLCVLLIVAGVALFMYKPKKMVGVEEHTVGFGELLLLLSLTLDGLTGVSQDHMRAHYQTGSNHMMLNINLWSTLLLGAGILFTGELWEFLSFAERYPTIVYNILLFGLTSALGQNFIFMTVVYFGPLTCSIITTTRKFFTILASVIFFANPISSMQWVGTVLVFLGLGLDAKFGKGAKKTSH; translated from the exons ATGGTCTCCAGCAACTCAGCACTACAGTTTGTCAACTATCCAACTCAG GTCCTTGGTAAATCCTGCAAGCCAATCCCAG TTATGCTCCTTGGGGTGACCCTCCTGAAGAAGAAGTACCCAGTGGCCAAGTACCTGTGTGTGTTGCTAATTGTGGCTGGTGTAGCTCTCTTCATGTACAAGCCCAAGAAGATGGTTGGGGTAGAAGAACACACGGTTGGCTTTGGAGAGCTGCTTCTG ctCTTGTCTCTGACCCTGGATGGACTGACAGGTGTTTCTCAGGACCATATGCGGGCTCATTACCAAACAGGTTCCAACCACATGATGTTGAACATCAACCTTTGGTCCACATTGCTGCTCGGTGCTG GGATCCTGTTCACCGGGGAACTCTGGGAGTTCTTAAGTTTTGCTGAGAGGTACCCGACCATCGTCTATAACATCCTGCTCTTTGGCCTGACCAGTGCCCTGGGTCAG aaCTTCATCTTCATGACAGTTGTGTATTTTGGTCCCCTGACCTGCTCCATCATCACCACAACACGGAAGTTCTTCACCATCTTGGCTTCTGTGATCTTCTTCGCCAACCCCATCAGCTCCATGCAGTGGGTGGGCACCGTGCTGGTATTCCTGG GTCTCGGTCTTGATGCCAAGTTTGGGAAAGGAGCAAAGAAGACCTCCCACTAG
- the Slc35b1 gene encoding solute carrier family 35 member B1 isoform X1 — MRSLPPAGDVRLELSPSPPLPLPALSGSPADSSVRLMAASRSLVPDRLRLPLCFLGVFVCYFYYGILQEKITRGKYGEGPKQETFTFALTLVFIQCVINAMFAKILIQFFDTARVDRTRTWLYAACSVSYVGAMVSSNSALQFVNYPTQVLGKSCKPIPVMLLGVTLLKKKYPVAKYLCVLLIVAGVALFMYKPKKMVGVEEHTVGFGELLLLLSLTLDGLTGVSQDHMRAHYQTGSNHMMLNINLWSTLLLGAGILFTGELWEFLSFAERYPTIVYNILLFGLTSALGQNFIFMTVVYFGPLTCSIITTTRKFFTILASVIFFANPISSMQWVGTVLVFLGLGLDAKFGKGAKKTSH, encoded by the exons ATGAGGTCCCTGCCACCGGCCGGCGATGTCCGCCTGGAGCTTTCGCCTTCGCCGCCGCTACCGCTACCTGCTCTGAGCGGGTCTCCGGCCGACTCGTCCGTGCGTCTCATGGCCGCTAGCAGATCCCTGGTGCCTGACCGGCTGCGCCTGCCGCTGTGCTTCTTGGGTGTCTTTGTCTGCTATTTCTACTATGGGATCCTACAGGAGAAGAT AACAAGAGGAAAGTATGGGGAAGGACCCAAACAGGAGACGTTCACCTTTGCCTTAACTTTGGTTTTCATCCAGTGCGTGATCAATGCTATGTTTGCCAAGATCT TGATCCAGTTTTTTGACACTGCCAGGGTGGATCGTACTCGGACCTGGCTCTATGCTGCCTGCTCTGTCTCCTATGTGGGTGCCATGGTCTCCAGCAACTCAGCACTACAGTTTGTCAACTATCCAACTCAG GTCCTTGGTAAATCCTGCAAGCCAATCCCAG TTATGCTCCTTGGGGTGACCCTCCTGAAGAAGAAGTACCCAGTGGCCAAGTACCTGTGTGTGTTGCTAATTGTGGCTGGTGTAGCTCTCTTCATGTACAAGCCCAAGAAGATGGTTGGGGTAGAAGAACACACGGTTGGCTTTGGAGAGCTGCTTCTG ctCTTGTCTCTGACCCTGGATGGACTGACAGGTGTTTCTCAGGACCATATGCGGGCTCATTACCAAACAGGTTCCAACCACATGATGTTGAACATCAACCTTTGGTCCACATTGCTGCTCGGTGCTG GGATCCTGTTCACCGGGGAACTCTGGGAGTTCTTAAGTTTTGCTGAGAGGTACCCGACCATCGTCTATAACATCCTGCTCTTTGGCCTGACCAGTGCCCTGGGTCAG aaCTTCATCTTCATGACAGTTGTGTATTTTGGTCCCCTGACCTGCTCCATCATCACCACAACACGGAAGTTCTTCACCATCTTGGCTTCTGTGATCTTCTTCGCCAACCCCATCAGCTCCATGCAGTGGGTGGGCACCGTGCTGGTATTCCTGG GTCTCGGTCTTGATGCCAAGTTTGGGAAAGGAGCAAAGAAGACCTCCCACTAG